The DNA window ATCCTTATCGAGCGGTCGAGGACTCTAACCACACCGCGCTCGTACTCGTTGAGCTCCAGCCCCTTGGCCTTCTCGACGAGTTCAACAAACTCGGGCTTGAGCAGAAACTCCTGGCTTAAAACGGAAAGCTCGCCCTGGGCCACCGAGCGCTCAAGGATGCCCTCCCTGGGCATGTTGACCTCCATGTCCCAGCCGAGGACGCTCTGGGCGTGGTTTATCGCCCATATCCTCCTGTACCTTGAGAGGATTTCCCTTATGGTCTCGTTCTGGAAGACGGACTCCATACTATTCACCGGGGAAATCTCGACTGGAAACTTTTAAACCTTTTCGATATTCATCTAAACGTGCGGGTAAAAACCGATTACTCTCACCGGAAACGGCTTAAAGGATGGGTCATACACCCTGAAAACTATCCCGGTGGTACACATGAGGTTTGACCTAGTTGTCCTCGGTCACGTCTCGATAGACACGATAATCTTTCCGGATGGAAAGAGGATTGACATGCCCGGAGGAGCGGCCGCGGCGGTCGCTACATCCGCTTCACTGGCCGGGGCGAGGGTTGGTCTCGTGACGAAAATCGGGGAGGACTTCCCGAGGGAGTGGCTGGAAAAACTTGCTCAATACGTTGACATAACGGGGGTTCAGGTTCTCCCGGGGAAGACGATACACATATGGGTGATATACAAGGAGGATGAGAGCGTTGAATCACCGGTCGAGATGGGCGTTGCAGAGAAGATGGGCGAAACACCGATTCCCGAGGAGTACATGAAAGCAGAGCTCTTCCACATAGCACCAATTCCACCTGAGGAACAGCTGAAGGCCATGGAAAGGCTTGAGGGAAAAAGGATAAGCCTCGATTTTAACCCAACTTACTATGAGGATTACCGGAAGAAGCCAGAGCTGGTCAGGGAACTCGTCTCAAGGAGCGAGGTAATTTTCCCAAACGAGAGAGAGGCGAGGCTCATAACCGGACTGGAGGACGTCAGGAAATCCGCGGAGGAGCTCTACTCATGGGGGGCAGAGCTCGTCGTGATTACGCGGGGCGAAAGGGGCGTCCTGATTTACGATGGCGACTTCCACGAGTTCCCCGCGTTGCCGGTTAAGGGGGAAATAGACCCAACAGGAGCTGGAGACGCTTTTGCGGGCGGTTTTCTTGCCGGTTATTCGAGGGGGAAACCTCTTGAGGAGTGCGCGAGGCTCGGACTTGAGATGGCGAGGCGGACGCTCATGAAGACCGGAAGCTGGGCAATCAGCCTTTGAGGATTGTGTAGAGGAGGACGTAGAGGGAGACCATGAGAAGCCCCGCCACGAGGGTGTTGCTCAGACTGGGGAGGAACACCGAGGTAAAGAGGAGGACGTAGTAGAGGGGGACAGCAAGGAAAACAGAGGCGAACAGGATGACGTAATGGGACAGGGGGACATTTCTACTGGCCAGATGGGCGCTCTCGACGTATATAATCCCGAAGGACAGTGCCAGAAGGGGGTAAACGCCTGAGGGCCGGTAGTATGCCAGCAGTGAACCGAGGAAAGCGAGGAATAGGTAGCCGAGGGGCTCGTAGAGGAGCGCGAGACCCGCGAGAGCTCCGGAGATGTATAAGGCCCACTTCGGGAGCAGGGGGTAGATGAGCAGGAGCGCTAGGGCAAACAAGAGAATTGAGAGGAGTTTTCTCATCTCGACATCGCCTCCGCTATGGCGCTCTTCAGGGGCTTCTTCACGTTCCAGTCAACTATCAGGCCGTAACCGGAGAGGCTCTTGAGGGTGGCCTTTCTCCTGGCCTCGACCAGCCTCATGGCGAGCTCTTCTTCCTCGCCCTTCGGCTCGTAAACGCTGTTGGGGTTGGGGCTTATAACGACGACGCGGTAGTTGTGCTCGGCGAGAATCTTCAAAGCCCTCCTGCTCTCATCGGTTATGAGGGGAGAGAAGTAGAGGATTTGGGCCCTCGGGGGGAAGGCCCTCTTGACGAGGTGCTCGACCTGATAGGCTATGAGGTTGTTCTTGTCTGGCTTCGCCGTGCTGAGGAAGTCTATGCACTTGAAGAAGTGCCTCTTACCGTAGTCAACCCTGACCCAGAGTGGTATTTCTTCCGCAAGAAGAAGGCCGAAGCTCGTCCCGTCGTTGAGGGCGTTGAGCATCAGGGAAGCAGCGGCCCGTATCAGGTAGTCGAAGACCGGCCCGTTGGAGGCGCTCGCGTCGACTATGAAGACGACGTCAACTTTCCTCTCGCTCTCGAACTCGTTGGCCATTATCTTCCCCGTTCTCGCCGTGGCCTTCCAGTTGATTATCTTAAGCGGGTCTCCCGGGCGATATTCCCTGACCGCGTGGAACTCAAGGCCTTCACCAACGAGGGGAGAGGGAAGGGGGCCGACAGTTATCTTCGTGCCCCTCGTGGAGTAAGGGGTCTCTACGTCGTAGAGGACGGGAACACCGATGACCTCTGTAAAGGCATCGGCATAGGCCTCGATTGAGAAGAACCCGAAGGGGTCCTTATAGATGACCTCGACCCTTTCGAAGGTGTGTATTCCCCTCTTCATCCTGACGGTGTATTTGAGCACACCCTCCTCCCCGGGGTTGAGGGAAAAGACCTTCGAGGGACTCCCCGAGGTAACCTCAAGGTCTCCGGGAACCACGTCCCTGATGAGCAGGTGGTCGGCCCTGAAGTCGGGCTTAACGTGGAGTTCTACCTCGACCTCCTCCCCCTCAAGGAAGCGGTCGTGGGGAATCACCCTCCAGACCTTCACCTCCCCTGAGGGCTTAAAGAGGACGTAGGCCGAAGAAAGGAGCGTGATGTAGGGCAGTATGAGGTAAACTGCCCCCCAGTGGAGCGTGGCAACGGCAACGACGGGTATGGCCCAGAGGGCGAGGAAAAAGAGGGCCAGCTTGGCCGTTGGGGAGGGGCCTTTTTCCTCGACTTCCTCCTCAGGAAACCTCGCCGGTTGGAAGGGTATTCCGGAGAGACCCTGCATGGTCTTCCCTCACTCGAACTTGGGAACCGGGACTTTCTCAAGTATCTTCTCCATGACGCTCTCCTGGGAGACGCGGGTGTACCAGAGCTCCCTCTTCAGTATGAGCCTGTGGCTCAGAGCGGGAACAGCGACGGCCTTGACGTCGTCTGGGATTACGTAGTCCCTCCCGTTGATGGCCGCGTAGGCCCGGGAGAGCTTCAGCAGGGCCAGAGAACCCCTCGGTGAGGCACCCACGTCCAGACTCCTCCTGTCGTTCCTCGTGGCTATGACGATGTCAACGATGTAATCGAGCACCGGTTCGCTGACGTAGACGTCTTCAATGGCCCTTTGCATCTCGGTGACCTCTTCGGCCGAGACGACGGGGTTTATCTCGACGTCCTCCCTCTTCCTTTCAATCCTTCTCCGGAGGATTTCTTTCTCCTGCTCCCTCGTGGGGTAACCAACGCGGAGCCTCACAAGGAAGCGGTCGAGCTGTGCCTCTGGAAGTGGATAGGTTCCCTCCTGCTCTATCGGGTTCTGGGTGGCTATGACTACGAAGGGCTTTGGAAGGGTGTAGGTGTTGCCCTCAACCGTTACCTGCCTCTCCTGCATCGCCTCCAGAAGGGCAGACTGGGTCTTCGGGGGAGAGCGGTTTATCTCATCAGCTAGAAGTATGTTGGTGAACACGGGTCCTCTCCTGAACTCGAACTCAAGGGTCTTCTGGTTGAAGACGCTCACGCCCAGTATGTCGCTCGGGAGCAGGTCGGGGGTGAACTGAACACGCCTGAATTCTAGGCCGAGGGCCGAGGCGAAGCTCTTGGCCATTAGGGTCTTCGCCAGCCCGGGGAGGTCTTCGATGAGAACGTGCCCGTCTGCCAGTATCGTGGCGAGAAGCATCTTTAGAACGTTCTCCTTGCCCACAATGGCCTTCCCTACCTCCTTCAGTATGAGCTCCGACTTTTCGTGCACTTTCTCAATCCTCATTCAAATCAGCCTCCAGTATTTCAAGGGCCCTCTTGAGGCCCTCGTATGGGTTCTTCGATGAGTAGAAGGCCCTCAGAGCGGGAGGGGGGTTCACCCGGAGCTCGTGGAAGCTCTTTCCAGTAAGGGTGTGGTAAGCCTCAAGGAGCTCATCTTCCACGAGGTTCCGGGCACCGCCCTTTCTAGCCCTCTTAACTATCTTTAGGGCCCTCTCAAAGTCCGGCCTCTTCCCCGGGGGTTCTTCCTCAACCACCCGCCCCCCGCTCAGCCTCAGGTCCACACCCATGAGCAGGACACCGAGGAGGAAAGCCAGCGCGAGGACGGAGAGCCATCTGAGGTAGTACTCCCCTGGCAGGATTGACAGGAGAAGGAACACCGAGATGACGAGTATCCTCCCCTTCCTCTCAGCCAGCGCCTTCGACCAGCTCACGGGCCTTCCCCCTCAACCGGTTGTATATCTCAAGAGCCCTATAGGCATCGTCCCAGCCGAGAACCTCTGGAGCATAGCGGGCCTTTTCAAAGAGCCTCGTGAGCTCTTCAAATGCCTCGTGCATATACCTCACGTGCTCCGCGTGCTCCCAGTGCGTCCAGCTCTCGCGGTAGGGGACGCCGAGGCCCTCAAGCCAAAGGACGGCGTTCTTATATATCTCAACAACCGCCTCCTTGGGGTTGGAGAACCTTTCGAGGCCGAGCTCATCGAGCTTCCTGTCGAAGGCCATTGCCCTCTCAACCTTCCTCTTCCTTTCAAGTTCAGCCCTCGCGAGGCGGTAGTAGTGAAAGCCGAGGTAAGCGAAGAGCAGAAGGAGGGGAACCAGAAAGAGCAGGTAGAGGTGGAGGTAGAGGGACGAACTCATGAACTGGATGGAGGTCTTTGCCCCGGCTGTCCCGAGGGGCTTCATGTACGGGGTGCAGTTGAGGAGTGTCCCGTTGACCCGGGCGCACGTTCCAGTAAAGCCCTGACCCTCAGAGGAAGACCTGCCCATAAAGCGGAACATCAGTATCAGGATTATACTGAGGGCAATGAAGGAGAAGAGGGACGTGTTCTCCTCTTCAAATCTTCTTTTGGCGCCTTTGATGTCCCGAAAGTAGAGGAACAAGAAGAGGATCATGATAAGGCCCCCGAGGAAGCCGGCCATTACGACGGCATCGAGAACTCCCACAGGTTCAGGGGTGTGCTCATGGGGTCTGGAGAAGGCGTGGGAATTCAGCAGGAGGGCGAGGAGGACAAGTACTGTGAGCAGGAGGAGCAAAAACCTGCCTCTGGTGGACATACCTGTTCACGGCTTCAGGTGAGCAAAGACATATAAAAGCCTTACGGGAGGGTAAATAGGGTGGAGGGAATGAAGGTTCCGAGGCTCTACGTGGAGGGCAATAGGGAGGACTGCGTTGAAGGGAAGAGGGTTATACGGGACTGCGTCATCATAGACGGCAACGTTGAGGTCTGGCTCGGAAAGAGTGAGGAAGTGCCGGGGTTCGTGTCAGAGAAGGCCAAGTTCCTCGCCAGGGAAGTCTACGACAGGTTTTACCTCTACGTTGACCAGACCACAGGGAAGGTCGAGGCTGATGCAATCATAGTTCTACCCGACGGGAGGACGAGGATATATCTCCGTAGGGGCGACGGGCTTATGTTGCTCCCCGTTGAGGGCTTCACAAAGACCCTCATAGCCAACGTCGGCAACAGGGTCAGAACGGGAGATGCCTTCGCCGCGGTAACAACCCGGAAGGGAGAGGTTCACTATCTAAAGCCCCCCCGAAACGGAACGGTGGTCTTCATAGACGAGATAACGAACAGGCCCCACTACGTCTACTACATCCTGCCAGAGGAGTGATTACTCGCCCTTTATCCCCTTTACAATTGCCTCGATGCTCGACCTCAACGCCAGGTTTATGCCGTCAAGCCTGTCCATGCCCTTTATCGTGCGCGTGTTGTGGGCACTCGTTATAATCAGCGACCACTTGTAAATCCTGTCCCTAACCGGACTGCTCTGGAACATAGCTATGAACTTCTCACCGCCGGAACTGACCTCGACTATCTCCACATCTGTGTTCCCGAGTTTTGAGGAGTAAACTTCGCGAACCTCAAGGTCACTGTATTCACTTTTCAAGACGTCAGAAAGATACCCCATCTAGGTCACCAACATAACGTTGGGTACAATCCCTTATATACCTACCGCACGGGAAAGTAAGTCACCAAAAGGGTTATAAAAGGCGGAAGTAAGTCCAAGTGAAGCAATTTTGGAGTTGAAGGAAATGAAAGTTGAGCCTGGAGATATGGTTCTTTTCCACTACGTTGGAAGGTTTGAGAACGGCGAGGTTTTTGACACCAGCTACGAGGATCTCGCAAGGAAAAATGGCGTTTACGTGGAGGAGCGCGAGTACGGTCCGATGTGGGCCACCATCGGAGTTGGCGAAATAATACCCGGTCTTGACGAGGCCATGATAGGCATGGAAGCCGGAGAGAGGAAGACCGTAACAGTTCCCCCGAGAAGGCCTACGGCATGCCGAACCCGGAGCTCGTCATAAAGGTTCCTGTCGAAGAGTTCTCAAAGGCCGGTTTGGAGCCTCAGGAAGGCCTCTATGTGATGACCGACTCGGGAATAGCGAAGATAGTGGCCGTTGAGGGAAATACTGTCTCGCTGGACTTCAACCACCCGCTGGCAGGAAAGACTCTGATCTTTGAGGTCGAGGTGCTGGAAATAAAGAAATCAGAAGAGGCCGGCGCTGATGTTGACGCTCAGCATTGAGCGGTAGATTATAACGCCCATTGCCACGAGAAGGAAGGCGTACTTGAGACCCGATGTGTATTTTCCTTCCCTTATTACACCTATACCAATCCCAGATACTATGGCCTGCAGCACAACGAATCCAAAGATTACGTTCTGTATGGCCTGAATTGGAAGAGAAATACCCGTGCCGGCACCGCTCATGGACTCCATAACCTTCCCAACTATGCCGAGTATCATCGGCCCTACGAAACCGCTCGTTATTATGAAAAACATTGTCTGCATACCCGTTGAGGCCTTTCTCTCCTTCTGTATCCTCAGAATCTCCCTAACGTCGTTGGCTACAGAGACAAGAACTTCGCTCATCGGAGCACCTCTCTCAAGGGCTTCTATGACTATCATCATGGAGCGATATATTACTGGAGACCTGCGGTTCCTTATGGCAAAGGCTCTGAGGGCATCAACGGTTGGACGTCCCTTTCTTATCTCCGCCACGGTCTTTCTGAATTCATCTGTGAGGGCGCCGAACTTTGCTGTTGTCAGTTCTTCAAGAGCCTCGGAGAACGAGATGCCTGCCCTGAGGGAGCTGGCCAGATAGAAAAACGCATCCGGAAGGAACTTTTCCATTTCCTCGGTCTTTTTCATCACCCTCCAGTAGGGGTAGGCGTAGATCAGTCCGATCAACACCGAGATAAACGCGAGGATAGAGTTAATGGTAGTTGAAAACAACAGCACTGCCACTCCGACGATGAAAGACAGTATCAGTGAGAGCACTATGTACTCAGCTGCTAGGAAGTTTATTCCCGCTGAATAGATTAAAAGTTCATATCGCTTGAGCCATCTCTCGGGGAGGACTCTCTCGATGATTGAGACGAGTCCCGTTGCTATTCCTCCTCTCGGCAACCTTTTCACCTCGGTTCGGCCTTCTTAATCAGGTTTATTATTATCAGGGAAAGGCCCGGAAAGGCCACCAGCAGTATAATCGCCATGGTCTGGATGTCAAAGATGAGGGCTTGGGCCATTATTGATCCCGCAAGTATTCCAACTATGAACATAGTCGGCATTACTATCGTCATGAACATGTAGACAAAGGAGACACCGTTGACCTTCTGAACGTACTCGACGAGTCTCATTCTATACTCAAAGGCAAAGTCTTCGGCCATCTTGTAGAGGATATCGGAAAGGTTGCCACCGAATTTGACCGCGCGGAGTATCTGCTTGACTACTCTGCTGACCTTGTCGGAAGCCATCTTCTCCTCGAAGCGCTGCAGGGCCTCCTCCAGGGAGGCACCCGTTCTCATGTCCCTCAGCATCAAGTCGAACTCCTCGGAGAGGACACCGTAGTCTGCCCGTGCAACGGAGAGGATTGCCTCTTCTATACCCACCCCCGCGCTCAGAAGGGAAGCCATATGCCTGAGAGCGTAGGGAAGGGCCCTTTCAACCTCTGTGACACGACGCTTCCAGACCATTCGGGGGTACTGTCTCATGTAGCCAAAGCCTCCGAGGAAGCCGAGGAGGCCAATGAGGATGGAGGTCTCAAGGGGCATGTACATTAAGTAAGCGAAAATGAAGGCAAAGATGCCCGCAAAAAATGAAACGACTAGCATTTGTGCCACGTATTTCTCCTTGGATATGAACATGCTCGCCCTGAAGAGGTCGTAGTCTAAGCCTTTAAACGACTGAGTCAGCGAGGATATTGGCCCGCGGAAGTGCCTCAAAAGAGCTTCTGCAAGCCTTTCGGAGAGTGGCTTGCTAATCTCCTCCTTGCGCCACTGGAGAACTTCTTCTACTAGCTTTTCCCTCTCCTCTTCAAGACGGCCCTCTGGGGTTTCCATCTGGAGTTCCTTAAGTCGTCTCAGCCTTTCCTGAATTTGAGCCTTTGGGACCTTTTTAAGGGGTCGTCGGGCTCCCTCAGAGATTTTCCTTCCGAGGTCTTCCAAGAAATCTATGACCGCCAAAGCCCATCACCCCGCCATAAACTGGGCGATTCTCTCAGCCACTTCTACGCTGCTCTCGGCCTGCACCCTCTTCAGGAGGCTTTCCTGGTCGATGTAGAACATCCGGATATAGTGGCCAACCTTGTCGATGCTTCTTATTCCGTTCTCCACCATCCACTCAAGGACCAGCTTCCTCTTCTCAATCTCCTCCTCAATCTCCCTCATGCTGAGGCCCGTGTGCTTGGCCAGCGTGGCAAGGGTCTTGCTAGGAACTCCCGTGGGCACTAGTTCGTCCTTTACGGGGTCGTACTTGAAGAGCTGGTTAAGCTGAACGCTCTCCGCCTCAAGACTGGAGACCTCGGCTATTTCCGTAACGCGTCTGACGGTTCCCTTCTTTCTACTGTTGAAGCGAACCTGCATTATTATTATATCGAGGGCGGGTATCATTATTCTCGGGACGTTCATCGGCGGACTCTCAAGCCTTATTATTGTCTCGCGAGCACTGTTGGCGTGTATCGTGCCCATACAGTTTGAGACCAGTATGCCGTTGGCCACGTAGTTGTGGTCGTCTTCAACGGTCAGATCGTAGAGGTACTTAATTCCGAGCTCTTCGGGTGAAACCTCTTCAACGCTGACAACTTCATCCCAGTAAACGTCGCCTTCAGCTATGAGCTGGAGGCGCTTCGCCATTACCCAAGCGTCTTCATCGCCGATATCGGTGGCTATCCGCTGGAACGCCAGGGCAACTCCCTTCAGTGCTGAGCGCCTTATCTCGCCTACCCTGCTCTTCTCAACGTGCCTTATGAGGCTCTCCGAAACTTTTTCCCCAGCGTAGTGGGAGGCCAGCTTTGAGAGTTCCGCAACGCTGAGGCCGAGCCTGAGGCGGAGCGGCCTTATCATATCGCTTGAGATTGGAACGCGGTAGGTTCTCCTGCCGCGGTATGACCTCTTCTCGGCGAGGATTTCGTCGAGCTTCGCCCTCTTCCTTGAATGGCGAAGCGGAATAAGCGAGCGGAACTTCCTGAGGTCTTCGACGCCGCTTATAGTGACGCGGAATACGTAACCCTCCTTGAAGCCCCTGTTCTTAACCCTCGTGACGGTGCTTATTATGCCGATCCTCTGGAGGGCGTACCATACCTTTCTCGCCGCGTTCTCGCTTTTGGTTGTCAGGACTATTGAAGGCCCGTTTGGATCAACGTAGCCGTCGGCATCGAAGAGCCCAGCCAGGAAGTGGCGCATAAGCTCATCGTTAGAGAGTACCAAGTGGGGAACGTCCCAGTTGCCCTTTTCTCCCTTGGGTATCCCAAAGGCCCTTGAAAGGAACTCCGCGAAAATCTTGGAGCCGTAGGTTACCACCGTACTCGTCCCGTTGTCCTTGATTGAAGGCCTGCTCTCGGGAAGGAACTCGGAGAGTGAATCGAGGAAAGCTTTCATATACTTACCATCATCAAAAGTCGCCGAGAGGTAGTAGCCGTTCGAGGAGATATAGCCATCGCCAAGTAATACGCCAACCACGTAGGCTAACCTTTCATCAACTTCCCTGACGAGCCTGACAGGATTGGAGTTAACCGAGAGCAGGAACTGTGCCTTTTCAGGTGGTAACCCATCGTTCGGAACCTTTACCATGCCCTTTCCGTTTGGAACGAGGTAATAGTCACTTATTCCGGCGTAGACCTCAGGAGTTATTATTGCCCTCCTCTGCGGGGGCTTGGGTGGATTAAGCATCACTGCTACCCTATCACCCGGCTTGAGCTTTTCCGCCTCCTTTCTAACGACATCGCCCTCTGAGAAGACGAAGAATGGGTGGGTCTTGGTAAGTATTACCTCGTTTCCAGTTCTCGTCCTTATCCTAAGAAGCGTCTCCCCTTCCCTAACCTTTCTACGCCATACTCTTGAGACTATGTGCTTTCCTGCCTTGAGGTCAGGCCCGACGCTCACCACTTCAAAGCGGTCTTCCTCATCCAGTTCCACGTACTCCAAGTCTTTGTACGTCTTTACTCTGCCCGAGTACTTTTCGAAGAGCTTCTCAATTAAATTGCCAATGAGCTCGAAGCGTCCATCGGAGAGCTGAATAACCGAGAAGTCATAAAGGGCCCCATTATGCCCCGTGTTCATGGCCGTGAACATCGTTCTCGCCTCAGGCCCACGAACCTCACCGACTATAATCCTGTCTGGACGCATACGCAACGTGTTCCTCACCAGGTCGTCCATCGTTACCTCTCCCTTTCCTTCGAGGTTCGGGGGTCTTGTTTCGAGCCTTATCCAGTGCTCAACTGGTAGTTGGAGCTCCGCTGTGTCCTCAATGCTTATGACGCGCTCGCTGGGCGGGATGAACATGGCGAGGGAGTTTAGAGTTGTGGTCTTACCGGAACCGGTCCCACCGGAAACCAGTATGTTGGCGGGCTTGACTCCCAAACCGTCAACGAGAACCCAGAGGAAAGCGGCTATGTCTGAACTCATTGTTTGATACTTGATTAGGTCTATGATCGTGAGGGGATCCTTCTTGAACTTACGTATTGTTATTGTAGGCCCATCGAGGCTTATCGGGGGGATCGTTGCGTTGACACGACTTCCGTCGGGAAGGCGTGCATCAAGGAGGGGGCTCTGTTGGTCAATCCGCCTTCCGACCTCCCTGGCTATCCTTTCTATGATGTTCAGTATCTCCCTTTCATCTGGGAATGTTATGTTGGTCTTGCACATGTTGTGCTTCCTGTGCCAGACGTAGACTGGTTTTCCCGTTCCTATGACCATTATCTCCTCAAGATTGTCGTCCCTTACAAGGGGGTCAAGTTTACCGTAGCCTATCATCTGCTGGACTATGAGCTCGGCCAGCACCTCAATTCTGCCCTCTGAGAAGTGCGGTGCTTCATCTTTTATCATCTTTTTAACTGCATCCAGAAACACCCGCCTGCGCTTTTCGGGGTCGGGGATTGCGGCGGGGTCTATCTGGATTTCGGTTATTGCCCTCTCCTTAATCCTTTTGAAGAGCATTTCCTCGTCCTTGCTCAGCTTGGGGAGTATGAGCTCGTATATTGGAACTGGTTCTCCCTTCACCTTGAGGATTCGCACATTGCCGTAGGCGTCGAGAACCTGGGCCCTACCCGCGTATGACACTTCTTCTGTTCTCTCTGGACCGAGTATTGTGCTGAGAAGGGGAGGCCCTGCTGGTTTGGAGGGTCTTTTTGGCTCGGACTCGACGAGTATCTTGCTCAAGAAATCCACGCCTGCCTCTCCACCGATTGGCAAACCGCCAGAGGGCTTTTCTTCTTTTTTGGGCTTCTCTTTTTTTCCTCCGGTAAGTATATCCTCCAGAAAGCCTGTCCCGCTCTCCTTTTTATTCTCTTCCTTTTCTCCCTCTCCCCCGAGTATTGAGGCCAGAAAATCGGCCCCGGAGGAGGGACCCTCTTTTTCCTCCTCCTTTTTCTCTCCGCTCAGTATATCTTCTAAGCTACCCACGGAACTCTCCAGGAAGGGGAGAGGTGTCTCCTCTTTCTTTCCCTTATGAAGGACTTCCTCGAGAGGAGTTTCACCTTCCAGTATCTCATCTATCCAAGAAAACTCTTGCTTGGATTTCTTTTTTCTCTCCACACTCACCATCTCACCTTCCGGAGTTCGTCCAGCTCACACGATACGTTATTTCAACATCTTTCTTCATGAGGACGATCCATACCGGGAAGTCAAACCTTGCCCTTCTACGGGATTTTGGCTTGTACCTTGGAACACTTACGCCAGAGAGCAGGCTGGTGGTTAGATGGAAGAGGTTTGATGTGGCGTTTACCTCTGGCACGTTTCTTCTCCTAGGGGGTTCAGCTCCTTGGAACTTCCAGATAAAGTCTTTTACATATTCACTGTATGTCATGGTGTAGTTGGGGTAGTAGTCGTACGTTCTGGCATCGCTGAAGAGTATCGGTGGGGCCATGGCAAAGAACACACCAAAGGTTGAGTTATCCTCGTTTGGGACGTTGGTTACCTTGAATCTTATCAGACCTTCAACCTTCAGTACCTTTATATATCTATCTAGGAAGGGAAGCATGGATTTGAGACTCATTATCTTTGGATAGTTGAGAAGCTGGGGATAAACGACGCCACAGGTCAGCTTTTCAATCTCGTCAGGAGGAATGTTGATGTAGAGGTGACTTAACGTGCCGTTTGTGAATGTTACCGAGTCTATGTGGCCAGTCTCCCCGCAGGGACTTTGGTAGTCCAGCATATCAACGGTATACGATGCATTTGAGTTAATTCTAAAGTTTATTTTAACGGTCTCATACGGCATTATCCAGAAACCTACCATATAATTCAGGCTGTGATTTAGGGTGTAAAGCGAGATTCTGC is part of the Thermococcus sp. genome and encodes:
- a CDS encoding ATPase, T2SS/T4P/T4SS family gives rise to the protein MVSVERKKKSKQEFSWIDEILEGETPLEEVLHKGKKEETPLPFLESSVGSLEDILSGEKKEEEKEGPSSGADFLASILGGEGEKEENKKESGTGFLEDILTGGKKEKPKKEEKPSGGLPIGGEAGVDFLSKILVESEPKRPSKPAGPPLLSTILGPERTEEVSYAGRAQVLDAYGNVRILKVKGEPVPIYELILPKLSKDEEMLFKRIKERAITEIQIDPAAIPDPEKRRRVFLDAVKKMIKDEAPHFSEGRIEVLAELIVQQMIGYGKLDPLVRDDNLEEIMVIGTGKPVYVWHRKHNMCKTNITFPDEREILNIIERIAREVGRRIDQQSPLLDARLPDGSRVNATIPPISLDGPTITIRKFKKDPLTIIDLIKYQTMSSDIAAFLWVLVDGLGVKPANILVSGGTGSGKTTTLNSLAMFIPPSERVISIEDTAELQLPVEHWIRLETRPPNLEGKGEVTMDDLVRNTLRMRPDRIIVGEVRGPEARTMFTAMNTGHNGALYDFSVIQLSDGRFELIGNLIEKLFEKYSGRVKTYKDLEYVELDEEDRFEVVSVGPDLKAGKHIVSRVWRRKVREGETLLRIRTRTGNEVILTKTHPFFVFSEGDVVRKEAEKLKPGDRVAVMLNPPKPPQRRAIITPEVYAGISDYYLVPNGKGMVKVPNDGLPPEKAQFLLSVNSNPVRLVREVDERLAYVVGVLLGDGYISSNGYYLSATFDDGKYMKAFLDSLSEFLPESRPSIKDNGTSTVVTYGSKIFAEFLSRAFGIPKGEKGNWDVPHLVLSNDELMRHFLAGLFDADGYVDPNGPSIVLTTKSENAARKVWYALQRIGIISTVTRVKNRGFKEGYVFRVTISGVEDLRKFRSLIPLRHSRKRAKLDEILAEKRSYRGRRTYRVPISSDMIRPLRLRLGLSVAELSKLASHYAGEKVSESLIRHVEKSRVGEIRRSALKGVALAFQRIATDIGDEDAWVMAKRLQLIAEGDVYWDEVVSVEEVSPEELGIKYLYDLTVEDDHNYVANGILVSNCMGTIHANSARETIIRLESPPMNVPRIMIPALDIIIMQVRFNSRKKGTVRRVTEIAEVSSLEAESVQLNQLFKYDPVKDELVPTGVPSKTLATLAKHTGLSMREIEEEIEKRKLVLEWMVENGIRSIDKVGHYIRMFYIDQESLLKRVQAESSVEVAERIAQFMAG